Proteins encoded in a region of the Clostridium beijerinckii genome:
- a CDS encoding polysaccharide deacetylase family protein, translated as MNLKSLKKYIPFVLIIITIINYQNLLMHKVLADEKKIIYLTFDDGPAGKVTTNVLDILKQESVPATFFLIGSQIKGQEDLIKRMYDEGHALGLHSMSHNRNNLYNSNEEFLKEMLDTQQMVNSIVGIKPTILRFPFGCNNNCYKISQSMVDLLHQNNLKIYDWNTDSGDGAHPNASPSTFIKNSKSDKERVVLLMHCAYMSKNSTKALPSIIKYYKDNGYEFKVIDENTPEEYHFMKK; from the coding sequence ATGAATCTAAAATCGCTAAAGAAATACATTCCTTTTGTTTTGATTATAATAACTATAATTAATTATCAAAATCTTCTTATGCATAAGGTTCTTGCTGATGAAAAAAAAATAATATATCTAACTTTCGATGATGGCCCAGCCGGAAAGGTAACCACTAATGTGTTGGACATATTAAAACAAGAATCTGTTCCTGCAACCTTTTTCTTAATAGGAAGTCAAATCAAAGGACAAGAGGATTTAATTAAAAGAATGTATGATGAAGGGCATGCGCTCGGTCTTCATAGTATGAGTCATAATCGAAACAATCTTTATAACTCTAATGAAGAATTTCTAAAAGAAATGTTGGATACCCAACAAATGGTTAATTCTATAGTCGGCATTAAGCCAACTATACTAAGATTCCCTTTCGGTTGTAATAATAACTGCTATAAAATTTCACAATCTATGGTTGATTTACTTCATCAAAATAACCTAAAAATTTACGATTGGAATACAGATAGTGGTGATGGTGCTCATCCTAATGCTAGTCCAAGTACATTTATTAAAAATTCCAAAAGTGACAAAGAACGTGTAGTACTCTTGATGCATTGTGCATATATGAGTAAAAATTCAACCAAAGCTCTACCTAGTATAATTAAATATTATAAAGATAATGGCTATGAATTTAAAGTAATAGATGAAAATACTCCTGAAGAATATCATTTCATGAAAAAATAA